The Treponema sp. OMZ 790 genome includes the window AAGTTTTTAAGTTTGTTATCGTATCTTGTTTCGCATGTGAATATGTTAATCCAACTGACGGTATCCCCTCAGGAAGACCTAAACCGCCATATACATTTAGACTTGTTCCTGTAGTATCACTGACTTCTTTTTCTATTCCTTCAATATCCGCATCCCATTTTTCGGCAGGGCCGAATCCTCCCCCCGTATTAAGACTTACTAAAAACCCGCCCTTACATTGTGAAACAGCATCCGCTAGGCCGTCTCCATTTATATCTAAATACAGCTGCTCACTTACACTGCTTCCGCGGCTTTTACTTCCGCCCCCTCCTATCGTAATTCTTCCGTCAGTCCTTCCTGTCTGATCACCAACTCCTATGCCTCCTGATCCCGAAATATTGGCACCTTTCGAATTACCGCTTGTTACACGTATACCGCCTATATTTTTATCAAGAGTTCCGCCGCCCTTATACCATCTTTCACTTTCTCCAAACGCCTTTATGCTTCCATCTCTTTCTTTTTCCGCTTGTTCATATTCAAAATTATATGCGTACCGCCCTTCTTCTTTGCCTTGACCCTTTACCTCTATGCTCTCTAATAAGCTTTCTAAAAAGGTATTCGCTTTATATTTAAACTCATATCTTTTTACTTCCTTCCCTCTAACTTCACTTTTTATTTCTCTTATTCTTTTACTTTCTTTCTTTAAATATCTTCCCCTTCCCTCTACTCTTACATCCTCTCTTCCCTCATACTCTATCTTTATTCGCCTCTCTCTTTCTTTCCCATACACTATTTCCTTTAATACTACCTCTTCCCCTTCTACGCTTTTTCCATTTTCATATTTATATTCTATTACGTTTCCAAAACTATCCCTTATCTCATCCAAGTAATATATATATTTTTTACCTTCACTTATTCCGCTCCAATTCCTTAACCCATATATTTTAACACTTCCGTCTTTTTCTCTTATCTCAAAATAGTTTTCGCTTCCTCTTCCTTCTGCCCACTCATTTTTTATTGCTGCATACCTTTGTTTTCTCTCTTCCTTCCATCCTCCTCCCTCATATCTTACTCTTATCCCGTTTATTATATACGTGTCTTTGCCGTCATATTCAGGTAAGCCCAATCTTGTATCTATACTTATGCTTTCTATTCCGCTTAAACTAAAGCCTTTGCCCAATACTCCATACCCGCTTCCGCTTGAATAGCTTACCGCCAACTCAGGGCTTAAACCCCGAACTCCTGAAGGCACCTGCAGTTTCATGTTAAACGAGGCACTTCCTTCACTTGCCCCCTTTAATCCTTCTATGCTTTCTATCCCTCCTACCGCATCGGCAGCTTTCAGTTCTTTTATGCTGTTTAAGTTTATGTTTACAGGACCGGGCGATTCAGGTAAGCTTAACGTCCCATTTATCATATCCGTAAAATGATTTGTGTAAGACTCTATTACCTTTTTTTCTACATCTACGCCCTTCCTTTTTAACGCTTCCCATGCTTTCTTTCTTTTATTATAATAATACGTATATATCTCTTGCGCATATTCTTCTTCTATACGCTCATCATATGCCATTTTTATCAAGCATTCTTTTTTAAATTTTATACCTGCAGGTTCAAACCTGTACCCGCCCAGTCCTGCCGTTACGTTTTTTACTTCCCCTTCTTCTACTCTTATTAACCTGCTTATCTTTATTTCAACTTCCTTTTCCAAGGCTCCTATTGGCACTTCAAACCTTACTCCTTCCCCTTCAATTACTCCCCCTTCTTTGCCTATTACCTTGCTTGCCAATAAAATACTGTTCTTTATTTTTATCTGTCCTTCTCCTGCTCCTGCCGCATACAGGTTTACAGGCAATACTCCTACACTCATGTATACTATAAATAATACTATCGAAATGCCTTTTTCTTTTATTGCTTTTATTATCTTTTTCATTTACTTTTATCTCCACTCTTTTTATAAGACTTTATTTAAAATCCTTTACTTTACCTTGTATTCTATCCAAACAAAATCATCAGGAAACTTATCCTTTGCCGAAACTACTCCTATTAACCCGGCTTCCCCTTCTCCAAGTAAATATTCACTTGAATCGTTTATCGTATATGACGGATTTCCTGAATACTTTTCATCGTTAAAATATATTTCTATTTTTTTTCCTTCTTTCTTTACGCTTATTATGTTTTCTACTCCATAGCCTTTATTTAACTTTTCACTTTGTTTTTTCCACTCTATGTGTTTGTATAAGCCGTTTACTACGTATCCTATAGAATACTTCCCGTCTACATGTATTAAAATCACGAGCATTCTATATTTTTTCTGCCCTGCCTCCGTCTTTGTGCTGTAGCATACTAATCCGTATCCTGCTTCGCTTGCTCCTTCTTTTTTTACTACTTTTATACTCGGCTCTTTTTTATTTATTTCTTTTCCTAAAAATTTCCATAACGTATAGCCCCTAACTCCCCAATATTTTGCATTGTTTGTTTTTAATATTATTTTTTCTCCTTCTTTTATAAACAGTTTATCTTCAAATGGATTTGTTCCTCCCTCTTCATCTTCATTTCCTTCAAGATCATTACCTTCTTCAAAAATCCCGCTTTCTCCATCCCTTATCCGGTTATAAGGATTAACGCAGCCTGTTATCACAAATATTATAATTAAGATTATCACCTTCTTTATTTTTTTCATTCTTTATCTTCTCCTTCTATGTATTTTTTATATAACCTTAATAGCCTCTCTTTCTTACCCATCTTTTTCTCTCTTTCTCGATGTAAATACGGCACTATGTAGACTCTTTTGAAAATATGCGGGCAATTACTGCGTCGCACGGCAAAAAAGTGTCCTCGACGTATACCCGATACGCCTGCGGTACTTTTTTGCCTATCTCCTGGTCCTTACCTCGCCTATTTTCAAAAGCCATTGTTTTTCCGCTTCCTACCGTAAGCGGAAAAACCTCCGATAAGTGGCAGCTTATAAAATTTAAAAGTTTAGCCCCCGATGTTTTGCCGAATGGCAAAACTCGAAGCTCAAAGGTGCGTGAGCAGCTTTGAGCGGCGGACTGCTGACACTTGTGCACTATCATAATTATGTAAAAGTACACAAGTGTCAGCACCGCGCTTTTCAGGGCTACGCTATCGCTTCGGTATCTTTCCGCAGAAATTACTGCGGAAAGATGTACAGCAAAAGCAATTTTGATAAATTGCTTTTGCTCCCTTTCAATCGCTGTCCGGGGGAGATAGTTGGGTTGTGAATAAATGCAAACCTCTACTTTCATTTCATCATTTATCTCAATTCAATAAATTTTTGTAAAAATATTATCAAATTGCATATTCTATTTTATACAACAATTTAATAAAATATTTTACGTGTCTCTTCCCTTATAAAATTACCATTGATATCATATAAGTCAGAAGTATATGTATCAACAAATTCTAACATATAATTTATTTTCATAAAATAATGTCTTTTACCTTCATACATTATATAAAACCATAACATAAAGTTTGGATCATCAGGTTTGCTTTTATCACTTATAAGACGTAAAGTAACATTATCAACTTCATAGTAATGACAGGATATTACTCCACGTTTTAAAGGCTCTTGATATACAAGATAATATACAGTTTCAATAATATCAGAAAAGTCAGGATTATAATTAACTTCTGACCATCCGTACGACTTCATGTATTTCTTTAAACTTTCATATTTTTTTCTTTGGGGAAATGTAGAACATGAAACCATCATAAATCCTAACACAACAATTAATAGCAAACTAAATTTCTTTCTCACTTTTTTATCTCCCATATTATTTATATCTGTAACCATCAATATTACCATCATTATCGATATCAATATATTCCTTATATTTTCCTACGATTTCTTTTTTTTCAAAATCATATGGGTTAACTTTAAATATTATCATTGTTAAAGTAATATCCTTCGGTTTAACATCTCTTTTAAATTTATCTGCAGATCTCTTATATTTACTATTATTAGGTATTGCATCAATTTTTTTATTTAATTCTATTTGATCCTTTTCCTCCTCAGTAAAATCTTTTTTAATCGTTATTGACTTACTATCAATCGATACCATCATATCTTTATTGTCATTGCTGGCAGAACCTTTAAGATCATCATGCACTTCTTTTTTTTCTTCATTGGTTACAATTGTCCATCCATCTTCTTTTAATTTTAAAAGAATTTCGTCAATTAATTTACCTGGTGCATTTTTTCCTAAGTTTTCGATTTTTTTTGCTGTTTCCTCGTCAGCTGTTAATCTCCCATCCGGGTCAATATACTTCACCGGGTTATTTCCGGCATAATGATACACATGTAAGTTTACCGTGTTGTATATACCTCCCATGCCCGGCAGGTTTTCATTATGTTTCTTAGCATCATCATTTACCGGGGCTTGCGGAATGTAATCATTTAATGCCGGATCCCCGCTTAACCACCGTGAATACTTCGGGTCTAAATAACGTGCTCCATAGTAGTACAACCCAGTCTCTTCGTCAAGCTCTTTACCCGTAAATCTAAACGGTAATTTATCTAATCCTGCAGCTACCTCTTCTATCCAAAGCTCTCCGTAGGGCGTATACTCGATATGTTCGTATTGTCTGCCGTTCCAGTCTGTTACAAATTGGGCGCTTCCTAAGTGGTCACTGTGGTAGTAGTAGCGTTTTGCTTTCTGCTCTTCATTGTCGCCGTGGTTGTCGGTATGCGTCATCGCAGTTACTAATCTTGAGTTTCCCACAAAGATGTGTTTATGCACCCGTAAACCTTGCGGGTTATTCTGGTCTTGCGTTGGGATATGTATCGTAAAGAAGTTATTAAAGTACAGCGTTTCACTTCTTCCCTCGTCAGTGTATTTAAGCGCTCTTTGTCCGTCGTCTCCGTAGCGATAGTGCACGGTAAAGTTGCGGTCGCTTGATTTTATTAAGAGGTTCCGCTCGTTCCAGGTGTAGTTACGTCTATATGCAAAGAGGTCTTGCGGGTTTGTTTGTTCCGTTTCTTTAGGAGCGTCAAGCCCGAAGCCGTAGTCTGCGCCATAAACGTCTTCATTTTCAAAATAGGAGTATGTAAAGGTAAATTCTTCTTCATCCGTAAAGGGTCCGTCTTTTTCGGCAGTGATGTTGCCGTTGGCGTCATAGCGGTAGTATCGGGTACCTGCATGGATTAGCCGATGAGCATAAGCCGGGTCATACTCATAGTCAAGGCTGTAATCAAGCTCAGCCTTGGGGTAGGAGTTGCCTTGAGAGCCGTGTATGTTTGTGGTGCTTATTTTATTGGTCATGTTGCCTATAGCGTCAAAGCTGAATGTTTGTTTATATTTTGCAACACTTACCGGTGTCATACCGAAGCTCTTTTTACCCTTGTATTGGTTACTTGTTCCTTCTACGCTTATAAGCTGGTACAGGTTGTCGTATTTATATTCCTGTTTTGTTTCATAAGTACTTGCATCATTATTATAGCCTAGGACGTTTCCGACAGGGTCGAATGAGTACTTTATTTTTTGAAAGACGTCTTGAGTTTGGTTATTCTTTGTTTCTATTGTATCTAACCAACGCCGCTTCTCATCGTATTTGTATCTTGTTTCTACTCCGTTTCCGTAGCGTATGTAAACTCTTTGTGCGTGTTCGTCATAAATGATTTTATCTACGTAAGAGTATTCAGCCGTTCCCTTTGACGAGGTTTTTACGCCGCTCACTCCCTTTAACTGTCCGCCTTTATCATAGGTGTAGGTTATGGTTTCTCCGTCAGGGTATTTCATACTCTGCATTCGCCCAAGATAGTCCGAGCGGTATTCAAAAGAGGCTGTTTCAGGATTAGTTCCCGCTCCATAGCGGTTTATCGTTCTTGTTTCTTTTATTACCTCGTTTAAGTTTCCGTAACTATAATGCGTTTCTCCCGTCTCATCTTTTTTGTAGACTATTTGTCCCGCTCCATTTTGTCCCGGCGCTCCGTATTTATATTCTATGTCCCGGCTAAAAGGATAGTCTGTCTTTATTATGCGGTCAAAGCCGTCATACTCGTATCTTATTTCGGCTGCCTTGTTTTTTAATACCGAATCGGTTTCCGCTTGAAGTCTTCCTTTATCGTTGTACATCCATTCTTTTTTGCCCGTGTCCTTGCTTTCTAAACTTATCCGCCGTCCGAGCATATCGTAGTTTACTGCCAATAGGTTGTCTTTAGCATCGTAGGCTTTTAGCATTTCTCCTAGTACAGAGTATTCGTATCGGGCTTTGGTAAGAAGAGTGTTGTTTTTATCCTGCCTCTCTACTTCCCTAATGTTTCCTCTTGCATCTTTTTTGCTTATGCTTATGTTTTCTTTCGGGTCGGTTGCCCTTGTTATTTGAAGCGAAGCGTCTATCGAGTATTCGGTTTTTTGTGTGTTCCCGTCTGGCAAAACCGTTAATATGTTTCGGTCAATATCGTCATACTCGTATTTTGTTCCGTTTCTTATCTTTGTAAAATCGTTTAGTTCATAAAACGCTTCAAGGGCTTGATAAGAGTTTTTATTTACCAGTTCTTGTTCTAAGTTGCCTCCGTAAAAGAAGGGCATTCCTTCTTCTATCTTTCGTCCTGCTTCATCATAGTTTATTGCACTTGAAATATTCCAGCCTGTTTGTGTTTGCTCATCGGTTCCGTCTACGTACACTTCCCCCTCTTTTGCCGTGTAGCTTATTCTTCCTAAACCGTCGTGAAGGACTATTGTTTTCATGACATTGCTATCTTCGGCTTCGGTGCTTATTTTGTTTTCGGTTACGGTGTACCAAAAGGAATCGGCCGGTGTGTGATATTCATATTTTGCGTAAGGGGTTTCTCCGGCTTTGATTATTTTTCCGTTGTTTTTATCTCTTTCATAATCGTAGGGACTTCTCACCTCGGTTACTCGCCCAAAGTTGTCATATTTATAACTCATGGTGTTGTTTGCACCATCGGTTTCTTTTAGTTTTACTCCTAAAATACGATCCCATTCTATTTCGCTTGTGTAAGGCGCTTCCCCTTTAGAGCTTATTTCTTTTATTTCGATAGGATATATGCCGTCAAGGTATTTGTATTCCGCTCTTTTACCTGTCGGGCTTGTTACTGCTTTTATGTTCCCTTCAGCCGTCCATTCTATGCGGTTTACAAGATATGCTCCATGAGATGTGTATTGTTTTAATTCCGTTAAGGCGCCTGTTTTACTGTCGTATGCACCCTCCCTTTTACGCAAAAGAGTTCCGGTCTTTCCGTGTAAGACCTGTATTTTTTCGGGGTATGCTTTAAAGTATGTTTCTTGGTTTCCGCCTTTCCAGTACGTTATCTCGGCTATTATGTCGTCGTTTGTATTTGTGACGTCTCCCTTGTCGTAGAGTTTTGTTACGTTGCCGTATTTGTCGTACTCGTATTCGCTTTCTGTTTTTATTTCGTTGTAGTTTTCTCGTATTGTGTTTACTTCTTTTTTTATTCTCGCATGGGGTGCTGTGTCTATCTCGTATTCTTTTATTGAGTATACTATGTTTCCATTTTTTACCATCTCGCGTTTTACCATGCCTTTGCGGTAGTAAGAGTCGATATAATATTCCGTTTCGGTTACCGTGCCTACGGCGTTTTTACTTCTTACCGTTTTAAAGCCGTAGAATTCTTTTTCTATTCTGTTATAATAACCGTCATCGTAAGTGTAATGGGTTGTATACTCTTGTTCATTGCCTGTTTTACTTTTTAATCCCGATTTTGCAGTTACTTCAGTTAATACGTATTTACTTTGGGGAAGCTCTACCGTGTTTCCTACCCTCTCATATTTTAATTCGTAGCTTCCGCCTTGGGGTAACTTTATTTTTTTAAGTAAGCCTACCTTGCCTAAAAGGTTACGCTGGACGTAAAGTTTATTATCTCCTCCTATGTTAAACACTCTGTCTATTAATCCATCTCCGTCTATGTCGAATAATCTTAAGCTTACCTCAGACTCGCTGTAGTTTCCGTTACCTCCGCCTGAAAAGTTAAATATTAATGAGACTGTAGGAGGGCTCCATATCGGAAATCCTATCTGTCCTGAAAGACTTCCCGATACACCTATACTTCGGCTTGTGTTAAATTCAAGAGAAGAAGGCATTTGTAAAATTTCATCTATCTTACCGGTTATAAAATCTCCGGCTATCTTTTCAGGTTTATAAGGAATTTGTATTTTATCTGTTTGTCCCACAATCTTATTTATGCTGTCTTTAAAAAAGGCTGCATATTCAGGTATTTGCGGTTTTTTAACATAAATACTTGCTTCTTTCCCCGAAAAACCTTTTCCGGTATTTATCCTTACTTTATAACTGCCGTTTTCTCCGGTACTTAATTTATCCGGTAATCCGTCTCCGTTTATATCCGTTAATACTTCTTCCGTTGTACTCCGGCTTATGTTTGCACTTACTCCGAAGCTGCCTCCGCCATAAACAATTCCAAAAGGAGCATTAAAACCGCCTCCTATATTTCCGCCTCCTCCTTCTACATTTCCGAAAGATATACACAAATTATTCCATGCTCCGGCTTTTTTAAATTCCTCTCCTATGTTTAATTTTGTCTCTCCTTCACTTTTATAATCGGGAAGCCCGTCTCCGTTTACATCTATTAAACCTCCAAGCTGACTTTGATTACCATTCGAATAATTAACTCCGATGTTAGCGGAAATACCGTAGGGCGTATCCCCTGAAGGGGATACCGTTATGTTTTTTATCTTCCCCTTACTGTCTCTTACAGCTTTTAAAGAACCTGAAAGACCTACTCCTGAACCTATAACTTTTGACGAATTAGTATTTGAGCTTAAACCAACTCCGGTCAAAATACTTTCTTTTTCGAACTTTAGGTTATCCTGCCCATACTGAACCGAAAGATATCCGTTTTCCGTTTTTAATATGTCAGGATACCCGTCTCCGTTTATATCCTGATACCCTTGTGTTTGTTCACTTGTACCTGAGTTAAATCCTATACTGCCGCTTAAAGAACCTCCTGATACTCCTATATTTTTGTCAAAACTTTCGCTTTCCGTTTTACTTAATG containing:
- a CDS encoding toxin TcdB middle/N-terminal domain-containing protein; protein product: MKKIMEGIKEKGVSIILFIVYMTVGVLPLNLYAEGASGERIKINNSILLASKVIGKEGGIIEGEGVRFEVPIGALEKEVEIKISRLIRVEEGEVKNVTAGLGGYRFEPSGIRFKKECLVKIAYDERIEEEYAQEIYTYYYNKRKKAWEALKRKGVDVEKKVIESYTNHFTDMINGTLSLPESPSPVNINLNSIKELKAADAAGGIERIEGLKGVSEGSASFNMKLQLPGGVRGFTPELAVSYSSGSGYGLLGKGFSLSGIESISIDTRLGLPEYNGKDTYIINGTKVKYEGGKWKEERKQRYAAIKNEWAERKGSENYFEIREKDGSVKIYGLRNWSGISEGKKYIYYLDEIRDSFGNIIEYNYENGKSVEGEEVVLKEIVYGKERERRIKIEYEGREDVRVEGRGRYLKKESKRIREIRSEVKGEEVKTYKFNYKENTFLESLLESIEVRGSGKEEGVYAYRFEYEDAQSEGDGGIKVFGDTEEWEKSGSISESVHISGGGSGSIGVGVNIENSVSISGGMTGSGGVGRGYSKKNFVDLTGDGVADIVEWEKGKLKLYEARREENGKLTYAERKGFDFRALQGTFLSENEDNSWSIGGRVDITVAGVGANVGVTKQGSLGENKAEFTDVNRDGFIDFVSNGKYYENNEGKGFKAGIGFKGAKNAKIKMSEAEKKEMEKAHYFQEGIKAWRSPVSGIVLINIDVKRKDKTKLCVYRSKRGDDSEKLCECLENKTYEIETDVKRGEYIYFVSETENKVEIGAGIEAEIRVEYKKYMRDELLGRNIQYLFPNKTYSTPEKEIINLYDKNEESIQYEDEEGNTHKGERTFWSLKSNYLSLIDENAIEKALALRYYGYIGREIKKEEFEKLYEKYGDKSDIENIIKYDGGFKEYIHTGDRTGHLNQHVMNRFISQADNQTLKKLTGYEKSEKLRYPLFYGNGDKYYRDILKVAENKERKEGNGGYESEENILIGRLRGKEYKIKKEGEYKLYEQGIKNEEAEVILDKKTKDIKVLLKRKEEAGYESYIRLINKNIGCVISEKEYERGIVEVIQKDLDYGINRIERLNSEVYEIIKGTVVYRQGKYVRVKELYEKDGDGYKIRSDAGKESKKVIIEALIDARKKDKLYVSERKKGEGKRIREISIITEEEAERIGKEYFERIEAGDEQRYQIKKDISPEEKEKLKKSLKIYEGFKYDFAYFEYNKEKKEYKTKRENLVKEEVKNFLEYLESYYYEKVELIVEYPSSSLYPVKNGEIEVAKIKGGDLVIEYEEIKKYEGNENYKSGIYEGEKGEDNISLYERLYGGANLWYYGLYSRYGAQSFSENELVKQNTHEGKSKEDIKKEKEGVEKEVKKEKENSGEGKDIKDEVNKKIDGEKLGGYISVQTYKALTAKNEKAPERESNTDFEFKDNSLIGSVSTHVKNGFDREGEIKSEVKHYAAYIDDNLIYTSRITGSSYKDLPWVKEQGGELSFALSKTESESFDKNIGVSGGSLSGSIGFNSGTSEQTQGYQDINGDGYPDILKTENGYLSVQYGQDNLKFEKESILTGVGLSSNTNSSKVIGSGVGLSGSLKAVRDSKGKIKNITVSPSGDTPYGISANIGVNYSNGNQSQLGGLIDVNGDGLPDYKSEGETKLNIGEEFKKAGAWNNLCISFGNVEGGGGNIGGGFNAPFGIVYGGGSFGVSANISRSTTEEVLTDINGDGLPDKLSTGENGSYKVRINTGKGFSGKEASIYVKKPQIPEYAAFFKDSINKIVGQTDKIQIPYKPEKIAGDFITGKIDEILQMPSSLEFNTSRSIGVSGSLSGQIGFPIWSPPTVSLIFNFSGGGNGNYSESEVSLRLFDIDGDGLIDRVFNIGGDNKLYVQRNLLGKVGLLKKIKLPQGGSYELKYERVGNTVELPQSKYVLTEVTAKSGLKSKTGNEQEYTTHYTYDDGYYNRIEKEFYGFKTVRSKNAVGTVTETEYYIDSYYRKGMVKREMVKNGNIVYSIKEYEIDTAPHARIKKEVNTIRENYNEIKTESEYEYDKYGNVTKLYDKGDVTNTNDDIIAEITYWKGGNQETYFKAYPEKIQVLHGKTGTLLRKREGAYDSKTGALTELKQYTSHGAYLVNRIEWTAEGNIKAVTSPTGKRAEYKYLDGIYPIEIKEISSKGEAPYTSEIEWDRILGVKLKETDGANNTMSYKYDNFGRVTEVRSPYDYERDKNNGKIIKAGETPYAKYEYHTPADSFWYTVTENKISTEAEDSNVMKTIVLHDGLGRISYTAKEGEVYVDGTDEQTQTGWNISSAINYDEAGRKIEEGMPFFYGGNLEQELVNKNSYQALEAFYELNDFTKIRNGTKYEYDDIDRNILTVLPDGNTQKTEYSIDASLQITRATDPKENISISKKDARGNIREVERQDKNNTLLTKARYEYSVLGEMLKAYDAKDNLLAVNYDMLGRRISLESKDTGKKEWMYNDKGRLQAETDSVLKNKAAEIRYEYDGFDRIIKTDYPFSRDIEYKYGAPGQNGAGQIVYKKDETGETHYSYGNLNEVIKETRTINRYGAGTNPETASFEYRSDYLGRMQSMKYPDGETITYTYDKGGQLKGVSGVKTSSKGTAEYSYVDKIIYDEHAQRVYIRYGNGVETRYKYDEKRRWLDTIETKNNQTQDVFQKIKYSFDPVGNVLGYNNDASTYETKQEYKYDNLYQLISVEGTSNQYKGKKSFGMTPVSVAKYKQTFSFDAIGNMTNKISTTNIHGSQGNSYPKAELDYSLDYEYDPAYAHRLIHAGTRYYRYDANGNITAEKDGPFTDEEEFTFTYSYFENEDVYGADYGFGLDAPKETEQTNPQDLFAYRRNYTWNERNLLIKSSDRNFTVHYRYGDDGQRALKYTDEGRSETLYFNNFFTIHIPTQDQNNPQGLRVHKHIFVGNSRLVTAMTHTDNHGDNEEQKAKRYYYHSDHLGSAQFVTDWNGRQYEHIEYTPYGELWIEEVAAGLDKLPFRFTGKELDEETGLYYYGARYLDPKYSRWLSGDPALNDYIPQAPVNDDAKKHNENLPGMGGIYNTVNLHVYHYAGNNPVKYIDPDGRLTADEETAKKIENLGKNAPGKLIDEILLKLKEDGWTIVTNEEKKEVHDDLKGSASNDNKDMMVSIDSKSITIKKDFTEEEKDQIELNKKIDAIPNNSKYKRSADKFKRDVKPKDITLTMIIFKVNPYDFEKKEIVGKYKEYIDIDNDGNIDGYRYK